A single region of the Desulfobaccales bacterium genome encodes:
- a CDS encoding ASCH domain-containing protein yields the protein MKIKALSLWQPWASLIAVGAKQYETRSWKTDYRGPLLICAAQGGLSEKALKELLIQPKFVKALEPLFDAGVPGDNLQQWIPSWFLPFGKAVAIAQLTACIPTFQYQTDWIGLEATFGDFSSGRYAWKLENVRAIEPFPVKGRQGLFKIEIPEDLAA from the coding sequence TTGAAAATCAAAGCTTTATCACTTTGGCAGCCGTGGGCCTCGTTGATTGCGGTCGGGGCCAAGCAGTATGAAACGCGGTCTTGGAAAACTGATTACCGAGGGCCGCTGCTAATTTGTGCTGCGCAAGGGGGCCTGTCGGAAAAGGCTCTTAAAGAACTATTAATTCAGCCTAAATTTGTAAAAGCCCTTGAGCCTTTATTTGATGCCGGTGTGCCGGGTGACAATTTACAACAATGGATTCCTTCATGGTTCCTTCCTTTTGGTAAAGCCGTTGCGATTGCTCAATTAACAGCCTGCATTCCAACATTTCAATATCAAACCGATTGGATAGGACTTGAAGCAACCTTTGGCGACTTTTCTTCTGGCCGCTACGCCTGGAAACTGGAAAACGTCCGGGCCATTGAGCCGTTTCCGGTCAAGGGGCGCCAGGGTCTTTTCAAGATTGAAATTCCGGAGGATTTAGCCGCATGA